The sequence GACTTAATGTTCTATGTTCTTCGCATTTAAGTGTATTTAATTTCTTGGGTAATGTAATGTGATAGTTCTACTAATTTTGAAATCACTCGGGACTTCGCCTGTGTTGTACATATccttaattatattaaattttagtTTTTCATGGAATCGCATTCtaatttgtttataaattcAATGAAGATTTGATCATCTCCTGCAGCTTTACCGTTCTTAATACTATTTATAGCTTTATCAAATTCTTCTCTAATAATTACTGGACCTAATCTATCGTCATCTACTTCTATTGCGGTTTCTAAAATATTGTCTGATAAACCAGTGCCTTCATATAGTTTTTCAATGTATCTAATCCACCTTTGCAGAATATCTTcattgtttattaaaattttaccgTTTTCATCTTTTATTGTAGCACTTTTTGTCTTGTGTTGTTTGCTTATGTCTCTAACTACCTTGTAGGCTTCGTCTATTTTCCctcttttcatacaaaattctaTACTATCGCATGTTTTTTCAATGTCTGCCGCCTTTGATGACGACCGAGTCAGCCTTACTCCTGACTCTGCCGGACTCAGACCGCCACGGAATGTTACGTCGTGGAAGCCCGTTGTCAAGAACGTTATTTCTTATTTGTGACATTTTCATTACTCCGATTTGCTCCGATTCGGGAATTTGTTATGTGGTGGTTTCCCCTTGCCTTCCACATCGCAGTGTAGTGGCCGGGTTTAATCGCCCACTACTATCTGGTCAAAAGCCCTACCGGAACCCGCTTCCTCGGCCTCTTGCCAATACTGATACAGCTGCTGCTCTATATCAGGGGAATGCTTATTTGATGGCGGCATTTACTCGCCATGTCACAAGGTCGTCATAAGGCTCGTGTAGCTTTTAATGGGAAGTCCGTCCCACCGCCCTGCCCACTACGCCTTGATAACCTTGCCGCTTCTTGCTCGGGGACTGTTTATTCATCATATTCACAGCTAACCACCATATCTGATGGCCGTTCACTATCCGTCACCTGTGACCCCGTTGGTAGCCTgaatagtccgttgcttctggaaagttatgtatgaaaatattggcataattaatggaagattttttttgattgggatatgtacattataggccgaagttatttttcatcaaccctccccatctctcccccctctgcgtcacccctcttcccccccttaaatagccgaaaatgcggtttttcgtgatttctgacaaaaccgttgcagatacagaaaaagcgtgtaggaacaaagtaatccttaataaatttactacaaatcattcattgacactttggttctagcacttatagttttcgcgtgatccatcacgaaagttggtcctttgctgcaattttctttagtgaatgttaagttttctcccaaattgcttacgaaatctgtttgatattactaaaatattataaactgaaaatgaatttcagggggaaaaatcactaccatgggtggaacttgaactcacggcatctggattgaaactccagggctctaccaacagctaccaaaagctcatccccagtcatcgatatactatatggatcaatggtactcctagcgactactaccgtgaaaatattacgtcttaaatagttactggaattccaagacatattggaaattccacccatggtagtgatttttcccccttaattttattttagtcatgggttacaatattttagtcatatcaaacaaatttcgacgatttcgtaagcattttgggcgaaaacttaacattcactaaagaaaattgcagcaaaggaccaactttcgtgacggatcacgcgaaatctataagtgctagaaccaaagtgttaatgaatgatttgtagtaaatttattaaggattacttcgttcctacgcgcttttcctgtatcttcaacagttttgtcagaaatcgagaaaaaccgcattttcggcactttaagggagggtagaggggtgacgcagaggggggaggcgtggggagggttgatgaaaaataacttcagtctatacgtacatatttcaatttaaaaaaaccttccattaattatgccgtaattttagctaatttccccctactagAAGCTCAATGCTCATGGCAATGTTACAGATGGATAAAAATGAGAAAATTGTCCTTGGGCGCTGTCACTTGTCAACCGTTGTTGACGTTTAGTCAATCAATTtgttattgataaaaattgatAATACTTTGTACTTCATGAATTTAGTTTGGTTTGAATTTTTATTCAGGCCATTAGTAGGGTCGCGCACAATAAAATGTGCACTATTGAACATGTCTGTAAAAGAGTATATACAAGTTTGAAATGGTGAAAGATGTTAAGCAACAAAACAATACTCCAAATATTACATGAGAAAAGTATCTAGcttgtttataatttttttaagttattacTGCGTATTGGTCTAGTTAGTTCATCCTACACACATAAGAAGCAATGGAAAGTTCATTAGAAGATAATTTATTCAAAGCAGTACAATCTGCAGACCAAGAATCGATTGTGTGTCTTCTAGACAGAGgtaaatgattattatttttctaaccagttaaattaaaactagaacataaataataactattaGCCTCCctctttattaaaaaaaaacagttattaTTGAGTACTAGAGCTTACTTATTGAaactttctttcttctttctttttttcttgATTGCAGGTGCAAACCCTAATAAGATAGCAAAAAATGGTAAAACATCACTAGGTGAAGCATGCAACATAGGAAACTTAAGTATAGTCAAATTGCTGGTTGATACAACAAAATCTAGGCAAAGTACACATTCAAGTAGAAAGCGCCATTCAAAAACCCACAAACGGAAGATAAAAAATGATGGTCCTCAGGAAGAAACACTTTCTAAATACAAGAACCCCAGTGATAGAAAATGTATGGGTTTGCAACTTGAAAATATAGGTCAGGATTCTAAAAGAGGTGTAAACCGTGGTTATTTTGTGTTTATACATAGTGATGGCTCAAGTAGTGATGAGAGTAGGATCACTAGCTTGCTGTCTCCCTTGAGTCCAGTGTCACTGACCCCTTCGCCTCAAGATGACTTGGAATGGGATGAAGATATTGGCAGTGTGGCTCCTACCACTAGTGAAGATGAGACTTGGTCTTCAATGTACAAGTTTGTATTATTTAGTCTATTTAGTAAATTTTAATGTGattcttttatttaaaaatatgttaatatGTTAAAATGTGTTTCATTCATATTTGATTTTCATAAAGCAGCTCCCACACCAGCATCTGTAACTGTATTAAATAAGTGTTGAAGCAGTCATATaaagttttgtttctttttccaggTGGTATGCTTCAATATTAGAATGCACTGGTGCAGCAATTGCATCTCAATCAATAGAGATTTATGGAATTGATCAACAAGATGCCTTTATGAGGACAGCATTACACTATGCAGCTGAAAGGGGACATGCAGAGGTTGTGAGATTATTGTTAGATGCAGGTAAAACACCTCAAAAATTCCTGTAATGCAGTGTTTTCAATCTGTGAGTTCTGACCTCCTGGCTAACCTGTATCTGCCATAAAGTAATACATATGTACAATGCAAGGCTGAAGCAtgaaaaaagattaaaaagcGTGTCTGATTATATAAGTAGAATATACTACTTCATTTTCTGGGTACCAGTCTTATCTCATAAGAAGTTGCCACACTACTCGTCTAAAGTCGCGTCTCGATACCGCGGCAAACTATCGGCATTGGCTCGCGCGGCAGCGGCAGCCGCGCGCAATGGCACAATGGATACCAGACTGCTGCGCGAGCGAATGCCGCGCGACAAACCATTCAATCTCGGCAGAGGAGTGTCAGTTTTTTGTTCGCGCGCAGTTAGGACGGATGAATATATATTGCGAACGTATCTTGCGTTGGATCACGCGGCTGCCGCACTAAAGTTCAAGATGATACCAAAAGTGGCTCGCGAGCCTAAATACAGATTTGCCGTGGTCGAACAATACTTGTGCGGCCGCCGCGCTACATCGAGGCACGCCTTAATACAATTACTACTGTCAGAAATTATATCGACATatatacaaaaacaaaagagcTATGTATTTTCTTGTGTTAGAGAGGAGTTCCTATTATCACCCTTAGGGTGCAAAGCTGTACTTTACTTGACCATCATCATcagggtcaatccgcggcaagagtaacagtagtgacgattttttgacatgttccatttattcacaatgcaagttcaagtgataatctatctataaataagtgttactttccctaTATATATTATGCATAGATCcattcatttgcagctgtagttcaaataaacactcaatgtattcgtgactcacgttacttttacgtggattcacccatcatcctccttgcgttatcccggcattcgcaacggctcatgagagcctggggtccacttagacagctaatcccaagatttgttcTTGACCacgaaactttttttttcacacttGTATTATAATTCCAATACTTACAATATTTAATGTTTCATATTTTACCACTTTTCTGAAGCACGCAATGTATTCTATTGCAGGAAGCAAAGTGGAGGTAACGGCGGGCGACGGTTCGACGGCGCTCCACGTGGCCGTGATCAAGGACCACCCGGAGATCGTGACAATGCTGCTGCTGGCAGGCTGCCACGTCAACAATAAGACGCACGAGAAAATGACGCCGCTACACTACGCAGCTTCTAACGGATTTTTAGATTTGGTACATACATAAACTTAAATACAtaccatacacgaaagaaaaagcgATTAAGCCCACGGGTGGCGAAGCAGGGAATTGAActcgggtctccagctatctgCAGCAGCTGATTTGCTTACCGTTGCACCACCTCGGCCGCCGTGGTACCCGTCGAaaattctctagtgtatgttatctctgaaggctaggcgcctctgaccaactctaagggtgAGCAATGTGCGCTTGTACCTCCTATATAAATttaatcctttgcaggattacgatatagcgagtgAGATAGTGCTGCCATGTAtagatttttttgatttttgtcgagctcccgatatttcgacgcagctACAGTCGGCATCAAcagtagcggatgaaacaagGTACTCATAGTATCGAGATATTAAACAGttacctattttatttcagGTCAAAATTCTAGTAAACAATGGTGCTAACTTGGAAGCCAGGGACACCAGTGAGCGCACAGCCCTGTTCTTAGCGCCGGCAGGGGGCATGTTAATGTGGTCAAATATCTCATTTCAGTCGGAGCTAATGTTAATGGTGAAGAAATACATGGTGCGTATGTATTTACATCGTTATATATGAGTGGGACTGAAACCGAAAGGTTCGGTTTGGAATTTTGACTTGCAAAATCTCATTAAATTCTATGAACAAAATGACCATAGTATAATTATGCAGAAAATTATCATCTCAGTTatcttattattttatattatgtttcaATAGGTGTACCTAAATCACAGTGAGTTTGAAACGAAACTACCGGCgccttaataaaataataataaatacagaCAGCATATTTTTGAGATATACATATAGAGAGCAAAGTACTTATATAACACACTATACAGACATAACTTGCTATTCCACAATGTGCTTAAAATTAGTCGTTCAAACAATTCCGACTGTATTTTGCgctaataggctactttttttcaGGATATACGCCTCTTTGCGAGGCAGTATGGCGCAGATTTCCGGAAGTAGTCGAAGTATTATTATTGTCCAGAGCTCGAATAACACATTCCCACAAACTTTTACATTATGCAATAATACAAAGACAGGTatgttaaaatattaattaagtataatataaaaaaatataatacatcAAATGAATCTTAAGTGTATAGTAGAAACAAGTCTCATTTCCAATTTACCATGGAGTAATTCTAGTATACAAGGGGCATACTTTGCGCTGTTCTTATTATAagaacactagcttttgcccgaggctttgctcgcgttagaaagagacaaaaagtagcctatgtaactcTCCATTATTATTTAGTTTCCGGTTTGGATAAATAGAGGTCGCTACCtgaatgtcaaaaaaaaaagacttatGCATGGAACCAAAGAGGATTGACTATGGAGTCGTCAAAATAGAGTAGAtattaataggggcgccaccgtcatgcatgtggcaactattgaatcacttttgtatgaaaacagtaagtgttgctatgataaacaAAGTTCCAATTCTAGTCTTTTTTTTGCTAGGCTGTATGTATAAACGTATTTGATGGAACGGAACTCCCTAGTCCCGTTATAGTTTTAAAAAGTTGGCGACAATAATCCACTATTGTAAATATAAATTCGTGAACCtttatacctatacctacttttaGGAGGAGATAGTGAAAATGCTTGCGAATTACGGCGGAGGGCTGAATCTGCACAACGATAATGGCGACACGCCCCTGCTGCTGGCGGCGAGGCTGTCACAACCTGGAGTTGCCAGGATATTGTTAGAAAAGGGTAATTACTTTTGACGGGCTGTTATTTGTGGCGTTTTATTAGATAATTTGTCGTGAAATGACAGTCTCTTCTCTGTAAAAACCACAAAATTTTtatccatcatcatcctccttgcgttatctcggcatttgccacggctcatgggagcctgggtccgctttgacaactaacgcCAAGATTTAGCGAAGggactagtttttacgaaagcgactgccatctgaccttccaacccgaagggtaaactagaccttattggaattagtccggtttcctcacgatgttttccttcaccgaaaagcgactggcaaataacatttcgcacataaattccgaaaaacttattggcacgagccggggttcgaacccacgacctccggaatgaaagtcgcacgtacttaccgtcAGGCTACCAGTGCTTCcacatacattttttattatttatgtaaaataaaCTTGGGTCTCCCAAAACCTATCGTCGCGGCATCGGTtttcgccgaccaaaaatcgctcgttgaTATGCACATGCGTACGCATGCGTTCAGTAACGACGAAGTAAGGAATCGTTAAGCGTTTTCATGCTAACGAGCGTTTTTTGGTAGGCTAGAGTTGATTCCGCGTCGTAAGTTTTCCCAAAACCCTTATTGGACCAATTCGGAGTTAGTCAGGGCttatccgttgagtagtttttgaactatactcatttgaaatggagcgcgcggatttgaaagacgttttcgcacgtgatgtacacaattttggaatcataacggctgcaccgattttaatggttggggtatcTATCAGTttgtaaaaacatttatttatataaaaattaaaatcattaaaaaaataaagatggcggtcgaataataaaaaaaatatgaaagtttcattttttttattctcacgaaatttacaaatagtttttctaccatatggtcacatttttatttttttaaatcaaatctgatattaacatctgcaaaataaaacaaaaaaaaacattaaaatccgttcagtagtttttgaactatacgcattgaaaatgaagcgcgcgggtttgaaagacgtctttgcacttgatatgtgatgcatcgtatcgtttggtaccgctatacacgtaagactgattatttattttggtcacaacttactatattactattcagaatcaatgtttttagtatttatatacattattagttttttattccgagtttaggtatatttagataacccccgtaaacttgaccatcacataatttgtattttaatacgtaaaagaacttaaatgcacataacataacatttgtattaatagcaattgtcctttccgaggactccagagataattttcgacaactaggagcgtatgtttttgtgctggcgatgttggtgggatgctggttattaattttggttggaaacagttccttgcgcaccaagttaaccgataaatgttgagtctgcggatcaagttttcaagcttggccattattcctccaggaatacactgttcagcatgacaaccaacaagactttttccagaaactatagcctgttgatgttataagtgtggtgatttttttttctaaacaatttacttcctcagagaacatttgctctgctatttcagggtaaaccataggaacgtaaccggaagaagctgataacctcattgtacctcgcgcaaaagatatggcggaacagggactcacgcgtatcatcacatcttccgatacagatgtcttggtatttaaataaaaaccactggagtcttcgggtgaaggatagacgtaaagtcagtggccagattcgggtttggacctagcttagagcctcgaaaggtctttgcctcatgtgagacctcgagtgagttcagggtggtaacggatgctagagtgtcccatgcccttcgttgagtttatctcgcagtttgtagccgtggaggctttcagggcgttacgtgcgagatcggacgtgatgtaaatggaggcaggaattacggcaaaacgacactttacgagtgcctCAGCCGCCAAACCATACCGGTAAACAGGTCTGAGTCCATGCTTtctcactaaaatatgtgttaagaacggtcccaatttggcatttaagcatgtgatctatggagctaattatatagggaaatttccaattcttatctagtatattttcttaagacttcaaatgagaataacctaCCGGAGTATAAGGTACTACTGCTATTCGTGGTTTTTACGCTTTTACGTCTGATaccacttcttttttcaatacaaaaggaaaaaaccatgttctaaaacattgtttgcacacacactgaagttataccagctttgatagaaacatcgcagtaactacaaagtcttcctggaggaataatcgccatgcttgaaaagttcactcCAGTTCaacttggtgagcaagaaactgtttaccaccgaaaataaattagtacctaaccaatatcggcagcactccgtgtcgtataacaacgccccatattctggatattacctatgtgcctatgccatcatcctggggttggaagacgtacaatgatagttgggtactgcagtggtctgaaaacagggagatatggtatgaatatGTATACATGGACAATTTcggttgtgaaaaaggctgcgaaacaatacgctgtacgtgttgtgggtctaccctgcgcggcgcaatgcaaataatgcaatgtattaataatgttaTATTTGCAAAGGGATctgccaaaataaaaagtattttgcaaaaatgatattataaattattatgttatcattatttccttgtttgatattattttgtatatcTTTTATCTTTCACTATAACCTAGACAAGaagcaaaaaatatattttgtattaatataattatgtttccgtagccccctacagaagttgtcgaaaattatctctggagtcctcggaaaggacaattgctattaatcatttaagttcttttacgtattaaaataaaaatgatgtgATTTGTGCTTACATTATTAGTTtcttattccgagtttaggtatatttagacaaccccagtaaacttgaccatcacatcatttttatacaatactaaaaacattgattctaaatagtaattttaatgttttttgttttattttgtagacgttaatatcagattttatttaaataaataaaaatgtgaccatatggtagaaaaactatttgtaaatttcgtgagaataaaaagaaaatgaaaatttcatatttttttattattcggccgccatctttattttttaaatgattttaatttttatataaataaatgttttaatacaaactgatagctaccccaaccattaaaaccggtgcagccgttatgattccaaaattgtttacatcacgtgcgaaaacgtcttttaaatccgcgcgctccatttcaaatgagtatagttcaaaaactactcaacggattttcatgatttttattttattatgtagataatattatcaggtttattttaaatacataaaaatgtgaccatataatagaaaatttattggtaaattgcaggagaatgaaaaaaaaagtttgatatttttatatttttcttattattcggccgccatcttaatttttttatgactttattttttttatattaatgaacgcTTCAATACGATGAGTTAGAGTCCGTCTAAGCTAACTCTGCCCCCCCGTGATGGCATGCACCGACGGTTGAAACGTTTTGCTCCGCTGTCGCGTCGTCTGATAAAAGCTATAGGCTAGATGCATCAATTTATGTGTAGTTATTCTGAATTAGAATTTGTGCCAGTGCTGCACTCTGATGGCAGAATGTAGCAG is a genomic window of Leguminivora glycinivorella isolate SPB_JAAS2020 chromosome 6, LegGlyc_1.1, whole genome shotgun sequence containing:
- the LOC125227128 gene encoding LOW QUALITY PROTEIN: ankyrin-1 (The sequence of the model RefSeq protein was modified relative to this genomic sequence to represent the inferred CDS: inserted 1 base in 1 codon) → MESSLEDNLFKAVQSADQESIVCLLDRGANPNKIAKNGKTSLGEACNIGNLSIVKLLVDTTKSRQSTHSSRKRHSKTHKRKIKNDGPQEETLSKYKNPSDRKCMGLQLENIGQDSKRGVNRGYFVFIHSDGSSSDESRITSLLSPLSPVSLTPSPQDDLEWDEDIGSVAPTTSEDETWSSMYKWYASILECTGAAIASQSIEIYGIDQQDAFMRTALHYAAERGHAEVVRLLLDAGSKVEVTAGDGSTALHVAVIKDHPEIVTMLLLAGCHVNNKTHEKMTPLHYAASNGFLDLVKILVNNGANLEARDTSERTALFLXAGRGHVNVVKYLISVGANVNGEEIHGYTPLCEAVWRRFPEVVEVLLLSRARITHSHKLLHYAIIQRQEEIVKMLANYGGGLNLHNDNGDTPLLLAARLSQPGVARILLEKGAHVNSCNSITGATALHIAVESIDCPKIFEELLICLLEYRIDMNAIALTGDTALNRALLLHKDHAAVLQIRYGANVNACDLHSCGLDNLSIASRRRSNNLARMLIKAGHHITAPDPVPPKQGTTAYWLYHTSRQPHSLSDICRIKIRSMAKKKILFQYISTLPLPTSLKRFLMMEDEGL